The following proteins are encoded in a genomic region of Cotesia glomerata isolate CgM1 unplaced genomic scaffold, MPM_Cglom_v2.3 scaffold_116, whole genome shotgun sequence:
- the LOC123273669 gene encoding HSPB1-associated protein 1 isoform X1 — translation MTPSRDLLKQIILKINEPILFNGMINNDNNWNKLELNNFIKLLGDNKLPFRVGKNKATIEPQWDINCPVQSMTINEFMEISDDNNEDWYYFDYKYMHEWFNDKPEILEAVDWELFGFEKSGRDSTLWIGSKGAHTNCHQDTYGCNLIAQLHGRKEWLLFPPDSGTQLKQTRIPYEESTIYSKYNFFSPTKSDREALERVNKAAKSIVLEQGQVLFVPKGWWHYVESLDFSISVNVWLPLESDNEGRLREAVTKFLMSKMDNVPAAEDLKSVDLKNLSVLMQHCVDECKKLREKSDEIPKKKVKSTPLVLLDLVNEYPDIITAIGDLNKEELSRIINFKDSRFKRENKINLEVDKSFDDDNDILKSVVDRFCSPDIIDVIVNSLLND, via the exons ATGACACCATCGagagatttattaaaacaaataatactAAAGATTAATGaaccaatattatttaatggaatgattaataatgataataattggaataaattagaattaaataattttataaaattactgggtgataataaattaccttttagagttggtaaaaataaagcgactatt gAACCACAGTGGGATATAAATTGTCCTGTTCAATCGATgacaataaatgaatttatggAAATCagtgatgataataatgaggactggtattattttgattataaatatatgcatGAGTGGTTTAATGACAAGCCAGAAATATTAGAAGCTGTTGATTGGGAGCTGTTCGGTTTTGAAAAGTCTGGAAGAGACTCGACCCTTTGGATTGGTAGCAAAGGTGCTCATACTAATTGTCATCAAGATACTTACGGGTGTAATTTAATTGCTCAGTTACATGGCAG aaaagaaTGGTTGCTTTTTCCACCAGATTCGGGTACTCAGTTGAAGCAAACGAGAATACCGTATGAAGAATCAACgatatacagtaaatataattttttttctccaacaAAAAGTGACAGAGAAGCGTTGGAGCGAGTAAATAAAGCCGCAAAGTCGATTGTTTTGGAGCAAGGGCAAGTTTTATTTGTACCGAAAGGCTGGTGGCATTATGTAGAGTCCTTAGATTTTTCTATAAGTGTCAATGTATGGTTACCATTGGAAAGTGATAATGAGGGTAGACTGAGAGAAGctgttactaaatttttaatgtctaaGATGGACAATGTTCCAGCTGCTGAAGATCTTAAATCtgttgatttgaaaaatttatctgtATTA aTGCAGCATTGTGTTGATGAGTGTAAGAAGCTACGAGAAAAGAGTGATGAAATCCCTAAAAAAAAGGTTAAAAGTACTCCGTTGGTTCTATTGGACTTAGTTAATGAATATCCAGATATTATTACAGCAATAGgtgatttaaataaagaagagCTAAGTaggattataaattttaaggacTCGAGATTtaaaagagaaaataaaattaatttagaagtGGATAAGAGTTTTGATGATGACAATGATATTTTAAAGAGTGTTGTTGACAGGTTTTGTTCTCCAGACATCATTGATGTTATTGTTAACAGTTTGTTAAATGACTGA
- the LOC123273669 gene encoding HSPB1-associated protein 1 isoform X2: MTINEFMEISDDNNEDWYYFDYKYMHEWFNDKPEILEAVDWELFGFEKSGRDSTLWIGSKGAHTNCHQDTYGCNLIAQLHGRKEWLLFPPDSGTQLKQTRIPYEESTIYSKYNFFSPTKSDREALERVNKAAKSIVLEQGQVLFVPKGWWHYVESLDFSISVNVWLPLESDNEGRLREAVTKFLMSKMDNVPAAEDLKSVDLKNLSVLMQHCVDECKKLREKSDEIPKKKVKSTPLVLLDLVNEYPDIITAIGDLNKEELSRIINFKDSRFKRENKINLEVDKSFDDDNDILKSVVDRFCSPDIIDVIVNSLLND; this comes from the exons ATgacaataaatgaatttatggAAATCagtgatgataataatgaggactggtattattttgattataaatatatgcatGAGTGGTTTAATGACAAGCCAGAAATATTAGAAGCTGTTGATTGGGAGCTGTTCGGTTTTGAAAAGTCTGGAAGAGACTCGACCCTTTGGATTGGTAGCAAAGGTGCTCATACTAATTGTCATCAAGATACTTACGGGTGTAATTTAATTGCTCAGTTACATGGCAG aaaagaaTGGTTGCTTTTTCCACCAGATTCGGGTACTCAGTTGAAGCAAACGAGAATACCGTATGAAGAATCAACgatatacagtaaatataattttttttctccaacaAAAAGTGACAGAGAAGCGTTGGAGCGAGTAAATAAAGCCGCAAAGTCGATTGTTTTGGAGCAAGGGCAAGTTTTATTTGTACCGAAAGGCTGGTGGCATTATGTAGAGTCCTTAGATTTTTCTATAAGTGTCAATGTATGGTTACCATTGGAAAGTGATAATGAGGGTAGACTGAGAGAAGctgttactaaatttttaatgtctaaGATGGACAATGTTCCAGCTGCTGAAGATCTTAAATCtgttgatttgaaaaatttatctgtATTA aTGCAGCATTGTGTTGATGAGTGTAAGAAGCTACGAGAAAAGAGTGATGAAATCCCTAAAAAAAAGGTTAAAAGTACTCCGTTGGTTCTATTGGACTTAGTTAATGAATATCCAGATATTATTACAGCAATAGgtgatttaaataaagaagagCTAAGTaggattataaattttaaggacTCGAGATTtaaaagagaaaataaaattaatttagaagtGGATAAGAGTTTTGATGATGACAATGATATTTTAAAGAGTGTTGTTGACAGGTTTTGTTCTCCAGACATCATTGATGTTATTGTTAACAGTTTGTTAAATGACTGA
- the LOC123273670 gene encoding protein transport protein Sec61 subunit beta, producing the protein MPAAQSSTNVGAAGRSPSRAVAPRTSGAGTVRQRKTAPATSARNRNTGTSSGGMWRFYTDDSPGIKVGPVPVLVMSLLFIASVFMLHIWGKYTRS; encoded by the exons atg cCGGCTGCACAGAGTTCAACAAATGTTGGAGCTGCAGGTCGCTCACCAAGCAGAGCTGTCGCACCTAGAACAAGTGGTGCTGGTACGGTGAGACAACGTAAGACAGCACCAGCAACGTCAGCTAGAAACCGCAACACTGGTACTAGCTCCGGTGGAATGTGGAGATTTTACACTGATGATTCACCTGGCATCAAAgt TGGACCAGTTCCAGTTCTTGTGATGTCTCTTTTGTTCATCGCTTCGGTGTTTATGTTACACATCTGGGGTAAATACACGAGATCGTAG
- the LOC123273668 gene encoding uncharacterized protein LOC123273668 has protein sequence MEDADTIVIDDTNMKILDDCVSEEDDDVIPLNDNGNDKDDNKGDANEDVQNKEGDDAENDNEKQSKNDEDKNKSNKEVEIIDSTGETDPMENQPNNKEDDDAPVIVIDVQEKIQTDGEEDEDEIDFTADVNLDQLSELDSVRNTTQLENINKENEGSDIVILKDSRSGPKNQEEKTGPEWYETKLEEKMTTAKERLSKLSKVLKNSYDCYKDYLERIEAASGSPVCRVINPWRCPLDRPHINRWKFACTKKPVEENLSGESNKEDDKIDRDHRDDNKEGDGDGGGDGGDDTVNKKIETVWRLEPCDGGSTANANNGFQTIPDFVMRAVKVFEEFINSTNEDAETNDKNDEVQEIKTSEKKQEEDKEKTAEATEKKNDEPAENTECSSENLPTENVDQWMWLLVRSNSKDELMLFAAGRAISGDTMEKLKKLFESGKGNECNIKSLYCKSLLKVNNVQTANTTFLVGTEALDETVGDLKIQLAPKTNFWLNTDGAEQLAKAVEFLLFPNPTITVLDIGCGLGLIGLMMASKCKNVIGLDVSTEIEEAEMTCELNKINNASYITGNSNEMLATLAKKLTGCRASAVVNASTNIGRNIEIMKGLRKLPNVRRVVIVTTLTKQSARSILELIQPATDALGDPFIPTRAVVVDTLATGPQFEVVIRMERRTMRRVLNSFLPKNPSLVKNNNTNNQPSKNNNQKASTQKSSSQKDNTKKGPTKEISPKESSQKSNIPPSKLSRNPRRRFLANQRAHLADRVAVSSSRGSPKKLVKNPFFDKPPRKSWHAEKLPSPSVSRPSLDSKVLKTTPLRNRRPRNRRSEPIIESKSSPRRKREWENDGSRSGRSGPPEKRGRDQDDDLRFRLSGNRSTEPDLLQKMRDQQRMLEVARVKLTTSAEDVRGSTAQQIQDILNLAIEHTNQVQSQLRRSVWERIAPPDNVRRDLPQNEDVVFRGRQVKEIGQQDIIITTPNREFLSTNEMSRPNYLPGESNQMMQNDYMPEQNQLSSRYDNDVVHPRDDRNDSWSRGNSRKEGLPLSRRNLSPRRDNRRDSRRSPPRRSMHSPPKRQLSPPRRAISPHRRQISPPRRQMSPQRRLISPQRRPMSPPRRLLSPPRQQLSPPGRYFSQYDIQQHRQMSPPRHFSPPRRLVSPPRHRPMSPPRRQSPPRRQSSPMRIPGDDWDIPSRGASQQHPHWQQSLDNRSAGPRFDPLPPPLMSKNTQMNIGNGNNRMSGGGDAWNSNNMGNITPENRFGGQSNDWNPRDNEIFNHRAGNWGDGNKRAQKSQINSSWNANDKDDWNDLPEDARDPWGDDATSSLDRDISGLNFDRGMGGNDRGNERGLGGKERGLMSSDRSLLGNDRGLLNNDRGMNDRWSFGGNNNNSSQNNWSLGGPINQNPSWQSNLGNNNPGNNSRWSGPNSNMNMPQVPGNMSGNWSSGSTWRPIGNNMSSGFPSRPFNTFK, from the exons TTGATAGTGTGCGTAATACTACGCAATTGGagaatattaataaagaaaatgaaGGCTCTgatattgttattttgaaaGATTCACGTTCTGGTCCTAAAAATCAAGAGGAAAAAACTGGTCCCGAGTGGTATGAAACCAAG ctcGAAGAAAAAATGACCACTGCTAAAGAACGTTTATCAAAACTATctaaagttttgaaaaattcttatgATTGTTATAAAGATTATTTAGAAAGAATTGAGGCTGCTTCTGGATCACCAGTTTGTCGAGTAATTAATCCATGGCGTTGCCCTTTGGATCGTCCCCATATTAATCGATGGAAATTTGCTT GCACCAAAAAACCTGTAGAAGAGAATCTGTCCGGCGAATCAAATAAGGAGGATGACAAGATTGATCGTGATCATCGTGATGATAATAAAGAAGGTGATGGTGATGGTGGCGGTGACGGTGGTGATGATACCGTTAACAAGAAAATAGAAACTGTTTGGCGATTGGAGCCGTGCGACGGTGGATCGACTGCGAATGCTAATAATGGCTTCCAAACGATCCCAGATTTTGTAATGCGTGCTGTCAAg GTGtttgaagaatttattaactcGACAAATGAAGATGCAGaaacaaatgataaaaatgatgaagtTCAAGAGATCAAAACATCCGAGAAAAAACAAGAAGAAGATAAAGAAAAAACGGCAGAAGCAACTGAGAAAAAGAATGACGAACCAGCTGAAAACACCGAGTGTTCATCAGAAAACTTACCTACTGAAAATGTAGACCAGTGGATGTGGTTATTGGTCCGTAGTAACAGTAAAGATGAGCTGATGTTGTTCGCTGCTGGTAGAGCTATCTCTGGAGACACCatggaaaaattgaaaaaattgtttgagtCAGGAAAAGGCAATGAGTGCAATATCAAGTCACTTTACTGTAAATCATTACTGAA AGTTAATAATGTCCAAACTGCCAACACAACATTTTTGGTAGGAACTGAGGCATTAGATGAAACAGTTggtgatttaaaaatacagtTAGCTCCAAAAACAAACTTCTGGTTAAATACTGATGGCGCGGAACAATTAGCTAAAgctgttgaatttttattgtttcctAATCCCACTATTACTGTACTTGATATCGGTTGCGGTCTCGGTTTAATTGGACTTATGATGGCATCT aaatgtaaaaatgtaattggATTAGATGTTTCAACAGAAATTGAAGAAGCTGAAATGACATgtgaattgaataaaataaacaatgctTCATACATAACCGGTAATTCAAACGAAATGTTGGCAACTTTAGCTAAGAAATTAACAGGTTGTCGAGCATCAGCTGTTGTTAATGCCAGTACTAATATTGGTCGCA ataTTGAAATAATGAAAGGACTTCGGAAACTTCCTAATGTCCGTCGAGTAGTTATCGTAACAACACTAACAAAACAGTCAGCTCGTTCAATACTTGAGTTGATTCAACCCGCTACAGATGCTTTAGGTGATCCATTCATACCCACGCGTGCTGTTGTAGTCGATACTCTTGCTACTGGGCCGCAATTTGAAGTTGTAATTAGAATGGAACGTCGTACAATGCGCCGTGTATTGAATTCATTTTTACCTAAAAATCCATcgttagttaaaaataataataccaaTAATCAACCATCTAAAAACAATAATCAAAAAGCATCAACGCAAAAAAGTAGCTCACAGAAAGATAACACGAAAAAAGGACCTACGAAAGAAATTTCTCCAAAAGAAAGTTCTCAGAAATCTAATATTCCACCATCGAAATTATCAAGAAATCCTCGTAGAAGATTTTTAGCAAATCAGCGAGCGCATCTTGCGGACCGAGTAGCTGTATCTTCTTCTCGAGGATCTCCTAAAAAGTTGGTTAAAAATCCTTTCTTCGATAAGCCTCCGAGAAAATCTTGGCACGCTGAAAAACTACCTTCGCCGTCTGTATCGCGACCTTCATTGGACTCTAAGGTACTTAAAACTACTCCACTACGCAATCGTCGACCACGCAATCGTAGATCAGAGCCCATTATTGAGTCTAAAAGTTCACCGAGACGAAAGCGTGAATGGGAAAATGATGGGTCGCGTTCTGGGCGAAGTGGACCTCCCGAAAAAAGAGGGCGTGATCAAGATGATGATTTGCGTTTCAGATTGTCAGGTAATCGCTCTACTGAGCCTGATCTACTGCAGAAGATGAGAGATCAGCAACGTATGCTTGAAGTTGCCAGAGTTAAGTTGACTACATCAGCTGAGGATGTGCGTGGATCGACAGCTCAGCAGATTCAGGATATTCTTAACTTGGCGATAGAGCATACTAATCAGGTTCAAAGTCAGTTGAGACGCTCTGTCTGGGAACGTATTGCACCACCTGATAATGTACGTCGAGATTTGCCCCAAAATGAAGATGTTGTTTTCAGAGGACGTCAGGTTAAAGAAATTGGACAGCAGGATATTATAATAACAACTCCAAATCGTGAATTCTTATCGACAAATGAAATGTCACGTCCGAATTATTTGCCAGGAGAATCTAATCAGATGATGCAAAACGATTACATGCCAGAACAAAATCAATTATCATCTCGTTACGACAATGATGTTGTTCATCCGCGTGATGATCGTAATGATTCCTGGTCACGAGGTAACAGTCGCAAAGAAGGGTTACCACTTTCACGAAGAAATTTATCACCACGTCGTGATAATCGTCGTGACAGTCGTAGATCTCCACCAAGACGATCAATGCACTCGCCACCAAAAAGACAATTATCACCACCTAGAAGAGCTATTTCTCCACACAGACGTCAAATTTCACCACCCAGACGTCAAATGTCTCCACAACGACGCCTTATATCACCTCAGAGACGTCCAATGTCGCCACCGAGAAGATTACTTTCTCCTCCAAGGCAGCAACTGTCGCCGCCTGGAAGATACTTTTCTCAATATGACATTCAACAGCATCGTCAAATGTCACCACCGAGACATTTTTCACCTCCACGACGTCTTGTTTCTCCTCCGAGACATCGTCCCATGTCACCACCACGTCGACAGTCTCCACCTAGGCGTCAATCATCTCCCATGCGAATTCCCGGCGATGATTGGGATATTCCAAGCCGAGGCGCTTCTCAGCAGCATCCTCACTGGCAACAATCACTCGACAATCGCTCGGCTGGTCCAAGATTCGATCCATTACCACCACCTTTGATGAGTAAGAATACACAAATGAATATTGGAAATGGTAATAATCGAATGAGTGGCGGTGGTGATGCTTGGAACAGTAACAACATGGGAAATATTACTCCTGAAAATCGATTTGGTGGACAAAGTAATGACTGGAACCCACGGGATAATGAAATATTCAATCACCGTGCTGGTAATTGGGGTGATGGTAATaagagagctcaaaagtcaCAGATTAATAGTTCATGGAATGCTAATGATAAAGATGATTGGAATGATTTGCCGGAAGATGCTAGAGATCCTTGGGGCGATGATGCTACTAGTAGTTTAGACAGAGACATAAGTGGTCTTAACTTTGACAGAGGCATGGGTGGAAATGATCGTGGTAATGAAAGAGGTTTAGGAGGCAAAGAAAGAGGACTCATGAGTAGTGACAGAAGTCTTTTGGGTAATGATAGAGGTCTTTTGAACAATGACCGAGGTATGAACGACAGGTGGAGTTTTGGaggcaataataataattcttcgCAAAATAATTGGTCACTTGGCGGACCAATTAATCAGAATCCTTCCTGGCAATCCAACTTAGGAAACAACAATCCTGGCAATAATTCTCGCTGGAGTGGGCCGAATTCAAACATGAATATGCCTCAAGTACCTGGTAATATGTCAGGTAATTGGTCATCAGGCAGCACTTGGCGTCCAATTGGAAACAACATGTCCAGCGGATTCCCGTCTCGTCCTTTCAAtactttcaaataa